A window from Candidatus Zixiibacteriota bacterium encodes these proteins:
- a CDS encoding GAF domain-containing protein, whose translation MNLAFGLIQTAVTASLLVYAFRAHERFWTLGFLGWRKVYTGLVLSLLGGLAALAAYWSDSGWILPLSSAMAGGLGLALVLAGSIERLHDLARERRQLEDVRAGYDLFDTLREVAGGAYAFLEVLDFALKEMVRASGAAAGGLWLYNPAGREWVLTGAAGMSQAFRKQTESVRGSGTGFDRLAHTSKARVFSRVEEIRLFFPEWEAEGYRSILGLPLLTGAGGAPGASGPQEKHRLGVIVLADQVESRFDDDRARRLHAAADYVAAVVAEARLQRQVEAA comes from the coding sequence ATGAATCTCGCCTTTGGTTTGATCCAGACAGCGGTCACCGCTTCTCTGCTCGTGTATGCCTTCCGCGCGCATGAGCGATTCTGGACTTTGGGATTCCTCGGTTGGCGCAAAGTCTACACAGGTCTGGTACTGTCCTTGCTGGGCGGATTGGCGGCGTTGGCGGCGTACTGGTCCGACAGCGGCTGGATCCTGCCGTTGTCCTCGGCCATGGCCGGAGGGCTGGGCCTGGCTCTCGTTCTCGCCGGCTCGATCGAACGGTTGCATGATCTGGCGCGTGAACGGCGTCAGCTCGAAGATGTCCGCGCCGGATACGATTTGTTCGACACGTTGCGTGAGGTCGCCGGCGGCGCCTACGCGTTCCTGGAAGTCCTCGATTTCGCCTTGAAGGAAATGGTGCGTGCCTCCGGCGCTGCGGCCGGAGGACTGTGGTTGTACAACCCCGCCGGCCGGGAGTGGGTCCTGACCGGAGCCGCCGGGATGTCGCAGGCGTTCCGCAAGCAGACAGAATCGGTGCGCGGCAGCGGCACCGGCTTTGATCGCTTGGCCCACACGAGCAAGGCGAGAGTCTTCTCACGCGTTGAGGAGATTCGCTTGTTCTTCCCGGAGTGGGAGGCGGAAGGATACCGTTCGATCCTGGGACTCCCCCTGCTGACTGGGGCGGGAGGAGCACCGGGAGCATCGGGCCCACAGGAAAAGCACCGCCTCGGTGTCATCGTCCTCGCCGATCAGGTGGAATCCCGTTTCGATGATGATCGGGCGCGACGTCTCCATGCCGCGGCCGACTATGTCGCCGCGGTCGTGGCCGAGGCACGGCTCCAACGCCAGGTGGAAGCGGC